In Anopheles arabiensis isolate DONGOLA chromosome 2, AaraD3, whole genome shotgun sequence, the genomic window ccacacgCAAAATATTACGCTATGGGAAATGAACTTCCGTTACGGAGAATGCCGCACTGTTCCGTCGTAGGCGCTACGGCGATAGCCAACATGGGCGGTAATGTACGGTGGGCCGATGTTAACACAACAATCGAACCAGCCAATTTTATGCTCGACTACTAGTGTACGAacattcactcacacacacacacacacacacgcccctaataaacaataaataccTCACACCGTACAAGGGGATGGGGCgcgctgtgtgttgtgtactgTATGTAACAAGACATTACCGGATACAAGACACTCAACTTCCGTGTGATGTactagcagcaacagcatgaGGAGCAGAAGAGCATGACATGTTTTTAATAAAGTCCGGTCTGACCGCGTGATCGATTTACCAGTACGTTTTTGAGCTGTCTTTATGACACGAAAAGAATCCCCCAGGGCGCTGGGATCTAGTTTCCCGATGAGAAAGATCCGATGACCCTGTGCCCCTCCAAAACAACAGGCATCGGGGAGAGAGGGGCAAGGTATAAAACTAATGCAATGGCGCTAGCGCCATATCAAATCGCACCCGAATGGTGCACGCAATGGTAAGTGGTATCATCAGATCCCAAGGTTTTCGACAACTTCGAATTAGCTTTTCGCTTGGGTTCCCCGCAGAGGATGCTGCTTGTCATTTGGCTCCTTGTGGGGGCATTCGTTGCGACAGCGACGGCCGATGGGCCGGCAGCAACTTCCCCGGTGGAGCAGCTGGCGAACGTTCACTACGCCGGGAAGGATGACCCCGTCACGGTGACGACCCACATCGAGAATGCGGCGGGTGACAAGCTGGACTTTAACGGTGATCACTTCTTCGGCCGGGACCAGGAGGCGCACGACTACAACCGGCAGGCACACCTGAAGCTGGAGTACGTCCGCAACCAAGATCCGCAGCTGCGGCGCTTCCTGGGTAAGTCTATCGTGAAGCGCCAGGCGGATTTCCCATACCCGCCGGCCGTTTATCCACCGACGCATTACGAGCctccgaccaccaccaccaccaccacgacaaCTACGGAACCTCccacaacaacgacgacgacaactaCGGAacctccaacaacaacaaccacgacGACTCCAGCACCGACGGAACCTCCAACGCTGCCACCAACAACACCGGGAGTTCCTCACGAAGTGTACGGACTTCCTGGCTCAACCGAAGCACCCTGCCCGGGTGGTGTTGACTGTGTCTTTTCACAACTACCACCCCTACCGGAGCTGGTATATCCGGTACCTCCAGTACCTCCAGTTCCTTTGCCAATGCCCCAGGAACCAGTAGTAACTCCGCCGCCAGTACTCTGTACCGATGTGCAACCGGTAGTTCCAGTCGTAGGAGGTCCTGTTCCTTCCCAAGAGCCACTGTACAGTTTGAACGAGCTTGTGGGTGTGCTACTTGATGTCCCTCCCGTCCCAGAGGTCCCTACTGTCCCGGAGGTCCCCGCCGTCCCAGAGGTCCCCACTGTCCCAGAAGTCCCCACCGTCCCAGAGGTCCCAAGCTATGGCCCACCGTCTGTGGGCTGCAGCGATTGTAACTTCAACCAACTTCCAGCACTGCCCGAGCTGGTGTACCCGGCTGCACCAACCACAACCACAGAagttccaccaccaccaccatcacccccACTCGTAGAAGACCTCCCAAGCGATGCAGTCCCTTCGAACTGTCTGCCCGCCGAGCATCGCGTGCGCCTAGAACAAGAATCACCCGGCGGGGACAATGGCGCCCTTGTCGATCTGCGACTCTCCCAGCGGTCCTCCTCGGACCGACTGCAACCCCGCGTACTCTCCACCCACTCGCAGGTAATTCTCGTCCAATCGATGGCACCGCTGCCGGTGCTGAAGGCCAAGCAGGGTGGCCAGCAGCCCGCCAAGCATGGTAGCCGTGGGTCGTTCAAGTTCACGCACAGCCGCAGGGAGCAGAATCGTCAGGTGTGGAATCCGAACGATGatacggtggtggtggtgccggccGAAGACTCCCAGGGCCAGCTGTCCCAGATTGTGGTCTGCACGGTGGACTGTAACGCGGTGGAGGAAAAGGTGAAGCCGCCCGAGA contains:
- the LOC120894881 gene encoding protein PELPK1-like, with the protein product MVHAMRMLLVIWLLVGAFVATATADGPAATSPVEQLANVHYAGKDDPVTVTTHIENAAGDKLDFNGDHFFGRDQEAHDYNRQAHLKLEYVRNQDPQLRRFLGKSIVKRQADFPYPPAVYPPTHYEPPTTTTTTTTTTEPPTTTTTTTTEPPTTTTTTTPAPTEPPTLPPTTPGVPHEVYGLPGSTEAPCPGGVDCVFSQLPPLPELVYPVPPVPPVPLPMPQEPVVTPPPVLCTDVQPVVPVVGGPVPSQEPLYSLNELVGVLLDVPPVPEVPTVPEVPAVPEVPTVPEVPTVPEVPSYGPPSVGCSDCNFNQLPALPELVYPAAPTTTTEVPPPPPSPPLVEDLPSDAVPSNCLPAEHRVRLEQESPGGDNGALVDLRLSQRSSSDRLQPRVLSTHSQVILVQSMAPLPVLKAKQGGQQPAKHGSRGSFKFTHSRREQNRQVWNPNDDTVVVVPAEDSQGQLSQIVVCTVDCNAVEEKVKPPETPAMMIPSDGRLW